Sequence from the Natronomonas marina genome:
CTTCTGGAACCCGACCTGCGTCTGCGTGGTGCCGGAGAACGAGGACGCGAACGACTGCGACAGCGACTGCCCGTAGGAGTTGTTCACGTACATCGTCGCTGCCGTGTCGTTGCCGAGGTTCTCGGAGACGACTTGCGCAATGACTTGGCCCTGGAGCGCGTCTGAGGGCGCCGTCCGGAAGATGAAGTCGTCGTCGTCTAGGTCCGTCACGGCGGGCGACGTCGACGAGGGTGAGCAGCCGACGGTCTGGTTCGGGATCAGCGCCTGCCGGGTCACCTGCAGGTTCACCCCGGAGGAGGCGGTCCCCGTCACAGCCGGATAGCCGTTGTTGACGAGGGTGTTTGCACCCTGAATTCCGGCTTGCGGGTTGGTCTCGGTGTCCTCCTGCTGGAGGTCGATGGTGAAGTCGATATTGCCCTCGAGTTGAGCCTTCGGCAGGATTGCGCCATCACGGATGGGCTTGCCCAGCGACCCGAGGTCACCGGTCAGCGGCAGGAGGATGCCCTGCTTGAGGGTCCGGCCCATGTCACCGTTGCCGTTGCCGTTGCCGTTGCCGTTGCCGTTGCCGTTCCCATTGCCGTTCCCGTTCCCATTGCCGTTGCCGTTGCCGTTGCCGGTACATCCGGCGAGGCCGAACGAAATCCCCGCAATTCCTACACCCTTCAGCATGTCTCGTCGTTGCACGTCGCGTGACATACCCATCCCCAGCAACCGTTGGCATATAAAATTAAGCCTCGTGGATGGGGTTCACCGAGATAAAAAGACCAAGGAATGCCCAGGTTACGTTCACAAACGCCGATATTAATCGGTGGCTACCGACCAAACGGGTCGTTTTCCGGGGTCGGGCCGCCGGGGGGCCGTTCACTCGGCGAACTCGACGTCGGTGGTCTCCTCCCGGCAGGTCTCGAGGGCGTGTTTGGCGGCCATGCCGGCTTCCTGGGCGGTTTCCGCGCGCCCGACGCCGACCTTCAGGTCGACGCCGACCGACTCGTGGACGTGTTCCACGGCGTCGGCGTAGCCCTCCTGGTCGATCGCCTCACAGACCGCGATGATGTTGTCGCCGCCGACGAAGAACGACAGCGAGTCGTGGGCCCGCCGCATGTACCGCATCAACTCGGCGTACCCCTGCTCGATGTTGATGAAGGAGTCGAACTCGTTGAGGCGGTCGGTGTACTTGCCGGTGGCGTCGTTGACGTCGAAGTGGGCGATCTGGACATCGGTGCCGGCCCGCTCGGTGTCGGCCAGCGGCGTCCCCTTCAGTATCTCGGTCCGGCCCCGGTCCTGTGCGCTGCCGGCATCCTGAAGCTGGCTGGTGGCGACGCCGAGTGCCTCGGCCGGCGAGGGGTCGACCGCGATCGACAGGCTGACCGTCACCGGGTAGCGGTTGGCGATGGACTCCTGAATCAGCGCGTGGTCGTCGACGTCGAGGCCGTTGGTCACCGCGACCATGTTGTCGAATCGGGTGAAGAAGACGTACCCCTCGCGGTTGCCGAACAGCTGTGAGAGGTCCGCGTAGAGCCGCGACTGCATCGTCTGGAGGTCCACCTCCCGGCGGGGCTCCGGCGTCACGGTCCAGGGACCGTAGTTGTCTATCTGGATGAGCGTCAACTGCGTGTTCGTCACGCCCGCAGGTTCGGCGCGGTCCGGTATTTGCCTTGCCATCCGCGGCGCTCGACCGCGGGCGTCCCGGGCCAACGGTCCGACGGCCGACCGGCCGGGTCCTCAGGCGTGTTTTTCGACGTCTATCTCCCACATCCCCGCCCCGCGCATCGCCCGGCCGACGGCCTTGTGGAAGGCGACGATGTCCTCGAACTCCGTCTCCTCGACGTTCTCGAAGATGTCGGCGACGCTGACGACCCGCTCGTGGTTGAGCCGGACCGGTTCGTCGCCGTGCGCCTCGACGAACTCGGCTTTCTCCAGCGGGAAGTCCTCGTCCTCGTCGAGCTTCTTTGCGAGTATCGCCTGTCCGTACTTGCGCATCCCCTCCGAACCCTCCTCGCCGTCGGGGTCGTGCGGCCAGTCCATATCGGAGGTGGGTGAGCCGCCTTCAAAGCGTTTCCGCTCCCGGATCCTGTGAAAGGCTGGCAACGTTTGGAAGGTTTTGTCAGAACCTTAAATCCCCGTCCTACCCCGGTGTGGGGTAGACCGCAGAACCCATGAGGTACCTGAAACTCAGTCTCTCACCGACGGAGCGGGCGATCCACCCCATCGACCGGTTCCTCGCGGACCACGGCGCGATAACGCGGGAAGCGCTGCTGCACGTCGACGCCCGGGCCGACGGGACGACGGTGCTGCTCTACCGCGTGACCGGCAACGGGGAGGCGTTCGACGACGCCCTCGACGGACAGCCGGCAGTCTTCGATCACGAGGTGGTCGACCTCGCAGGGGACGGCTACCACGCGTTCGTACAGGCGAAGGCCGCCGAGGAAGGCGGAACGCTGCTGGACGTCGCCCACGAGCACACGCTCATCGTCGATACGCCGCTCGAGTTCGCCGAGGACGGACTGCGAGCGACGCTCGTCGGCACCCACGACAACCTCCGGGCGGCGCTGGGGACCATCCCCGACACCCTCGAGTTCTCGGTCAACGATGCCGGCACGTACATCCCCGGCAACGAGGACCTGCTCTCGCCGCTGACGGACCGCCAACTGG
This genomic interval carries:
- a CDS encoding helix-turn-helix domain-containing protein → MRYLKLSLSPTERAIHPIDRFLADHGAITREALLHVDARADGTTVLLYRVTGNGEAFDDALDGQPAVFDHEVVDLAGDGYHAFVQAKAAEEGGTLLDVAHEHTLIVDTPLEFAEDGLRATLVGTHDNLRAALGTIPDTLEFSVNDAGTYIPGNEDLLSPLTDRQLEVFETAVQEGYYDVPRKATHKDIAENLGCAPSTVDEHLRKAESRVVTGLIR
- a CDS encoding DUF5785 family protein, which gives rise to MDWPHDPDGEEGSEGMRKYGQAILAKKLDEDEDFPLEKAEFVEAHGDEPVRLNHERVVSVADIFENVEETEFEDIVAFHKAVGRAMRGAGMWEIDVEKHA
- a CDS encoding ABC transporter substrate-binding protein; the protein is MSRDVQRRDMLKGVGIAGISFGLAGCTGNGNGNGNGNGNGNGNGNGNGNGNGNGNGDMGRTLKQGILLPLTGDLGSLGKPIRDGAILPKAQLEGNIDFTIDLQQEDTETNPQAGIQGANTLVNNGYPAVTGTASSGVNLQVTRQALIPNQTVGCSPSSTSPAVTDLDDDDFIFRTAPSDALQGQVIAQVVSENLGNDTAATMYVNNSYGQSLSQSFASSFSGTTQTQVGFQKEQSSYSSQLETALADEPDSLIVIGYPASGVQLFRDYYADFASGEDIVVTDGLIANDLPDDVDNDMANVTGTAPKAAGPGREAFDSLYQDEYGRAPGVFNAQAYDATAICLLANVYAGENAGPAVRDNMRRAANPEGETFGPDSLADAFEAAAAGDDINYQGASSACNFNDAGDMVAVSYGIFEVEDRDFAETGSVQFGQ
- a CDS encoding GTP cyclohydrolase III; this encodes MTNTQLTLIQIDNYGPWTVTPEPRREVDLQTMQSRLYADLSQLFGNREGYVFFTRFDNMVAVTNGLDVDDHALIQESIANRYPVTVSLSIAVDPSPAEALGVATSQLQDAGSAQDRGRTEILKGTPLADTERAGTDVQIAHFDVNDATGKYTDRLNEFDSFINIEQGYAELMRYMRRAHDSLSFFVGGDNIIAVCEAIDQEGYADAVEHVHESVGVDLKVGVGRAETAQEAGMAAKHALETCREETTDVEFAE